Proteins from one Emys orbicularis isolate rEmyOrb1 chromosome 2, rEmyOrb1.hap1, whole genome shotgun sequence genomic window:
- the ZHX2 gene encoding zinc fingers and homeoboxes protein 2 — protein MASKRKSTTPCMLRTPELMEQAVPEDGEALKERGAGTPQQDSKDGWAADTESSVKECEVVDGKAPVENQSKKPQGGYECKYCPFSTQNLNEFTEHVDTQHPNVILNPLYVCAECNFTTKKYDSLSDHNTKYHPGENNFKLKLIKRNNQTVLEQSIETTNNVVTVTNSGLENAEYDEALHGEINVSKTPIMKQGKPKVETKKGPKKTEEGGMENHVDGTLPRVITETTESIACINGADLLHDVLAHVMPSVQLPPNINLVPKVPVPLNSTKYNCALDTNATMINSFNKFPYPTQAELSWLTAASKHPEEQIRIWFATQRLKHGISWSPEEVEEARKKMFNGTIQSVPQTITVLPAHLTSAKMPQPIIQTALPCQILGQTGLVLTQVSNGSTVSCSPITLAVAANHGQKRTIQTLSGAPEVKRPHVVHVPEISPKLNAAPLTPTNDRKKTKEQIAELKASFIMSQFPDDAEVYRLIEVTGLSRSEIKKWFSDHRYRSQRGIVHITSESIAKDQLAIAAARHGRTYHTYADFTPQRFKEKTQEQLRILEESFLRSSFPTQGELDRLRVETKLSRREVDSWFSERRKLRDSMEQAVLDSMGSNKKNKDQGLHNGTISQTELLNRSQLPSSLSGSESSTAFNKKNQEQIHLLKSTFARTQWPSPQEYDQLAAQTGLTRTEIVRWFKENRSSLRTGTLKWIDRYQQQYLVEGHNEQNQKKGLEQNESPKNSNQVSRQHYQEHKKLNEENVGKLVMRSTEDYDPPKDSLLGNQTEDRLECNSQDGHGSEENEDAGDVNWVEVTVGDDDAVSDCTDSWSQTAPEGQAELADFDSESVSGDNSHV, from the coding sequence ATGGCTAGCAAAAGAAAGTCAACAACTCCATGTATGCTGCGAACACCTGAACTAATGGAGCAGGCTGTTCCTGAGGATGGAGAAGCCTTAAAAGAAAGAGGTGCTGGCACTCCCCAGCAGGATTCTAAAGATGGCTGGGCTGCTGATACAGAAAGCTCTGTAAAAGAATGTGAAGTGGTGGATGGGAAAGCCCCAGTTGAGAATCAATCCAAGAAACCCCAAGGTGGTTATGAATGTAAATACTGTCCTTTTTCAACACAAAACCTAAATGAATTTACGGAGCATGTTGATACACAGCACCCAAACGTAATCCTCAACCCTCTCTACGTGTGTGCTGAATGTAACTTTACAACCAAAAAATATGATTCCTTATCTGATCACAACACAAAATATCACCCGGGAGAGAATAATTTTAAGCTGAAGTTAATCAAACGCAATAATCAGACTGTGTTAGAGCAATCCATTGAGACAACGAATAATGTCGTCACTGTCACAAACAGTGGATTAGAAAATGCAGAGTATGATGAAGCCCTTCATGGTGAGATCAATGTAAGTAAAACCCCAATCATGAAACAGGGAAAGCCTAAAGTGGAGACCAAGAAGGGTCCCAAAAAGACAGAAGAGGGAGGTATGGAAAACCACGTGGATGGGACCCTCCCCCGTGTCATTACAGAAACCACTGAATCTATTGCTTGTATCAATGGAGCTGACCTTCTTCATGATGTATTGGCTCATGTTATGCCCTCTGTACAGCTGCCACCAAATATCAACCTTGTCCCCAAGGTCCCAGTCCCTCTGAACAGTACCAAATACAACTGTGCACTGGACACTAATGCAACCATGATTAACTCCTTTAATAAATTTCCTTACCCAACACAAGCAGAGCTGTCATGGTTGACAGCAGCATCAAAACATCCAGAGGAGCAAATCCGAATCTGGTTTGCTACTCAGCGTTTGAAGCATGGAATCAGTTGGTCTCCAGAAGAGGTAGAAGAGGCAAGAAAGAAGATGTTTAATGGAACCATCCAGTCAGTACCCCAAACCATCACTGTCCTGCCAGCTCATCTGACATCTGCAAAAATGCCACAGCCAATTATCCAAACAGCTTTGCCTTGCCAGATACTCGGCCAGACTGGCCTGGTTTTGACTCAGGTGTCAAATGGATCAACAGTTTCTTGCTCACCGATTACACTTGCTGTTGCTGCTAATCACGGACAGAAACGGACAATACAGACCTTGTCGGGTGCCCCAGAAGTCAAGCGCCCACATGTAGTTCATGTGCCTGAGATCTCACCCAAGCTGAATGCTGCGCCATTGACGCCAACAAATGACCGAAAAAAGACCAAGGAACAGATAGCAGAACTAAAGGCTAGTTTTATCATGAGCCAATTTCCTGACGATGCAGAAGTCTACAGGCTAATAGAAGTAACCGGTCTCTCCAGAAGCGAGATCAAGAAGTGGTTCAGTGATCACAGATACAGAAGTCAAAGGGGCATTGTTCACATCACTAGTGAATCTATAGCAAAAGATCAGTTAGCCATTGCAGCTGCCCGGCACGGGCGTACATACCACACATACGCAGATTTCACACCCCAGAGGTTCAAAGAGAAAACACAAGAGCAGCTTAGGATTCTTGAAGAAAGTTTTCTTAGAAGCTCTTTTCCAACCCAAGGAGAATTGGACAGGCTTAGGGTGGAAACCAAGCTGAGTAGAAGAGAGGTTGATTCCTGGTTCTCTGAGAGGAGAAAGCTAAGGGATAGCATGGAACAAGCTGTCTTGGACTCTATGGgatccaataaaaaaaataaggatcAGGGACTCCATAATGGTACAATAAGCCAGACTGAGCTGCTGAATCGCTCCCAGCTACCCAGTTCTTTGTCCGGATCCGAATCCTCCACagcatttaacaaaaaaaaccaagagCAGATTCACCTGCTGAAGAGCACATTTGCGAGAACCCAGTGGCCATCACCCCAGGAGTATGACCAGTTAGCAGCTCAAACTGGGCTCACTAGAACTGAAATAGTCCGCTGGTTCAAGGAGAATAGATCCTCCCTAAGAACTGGGACATTAAAATGGATTGACCGATACCAACAACAGTATCTTGTTGAGGGTCATAATGAGCAAAACCAGAAAAAGGGATTAGAACAAAATGAGAGTCCAAAGAACAGTAACCAGGTGTCTCGGCAGCATTACCAGGAGCACAAAAAGCTGAACGAAGAGAACGTGGGCAAACTAGTCATGAGATCAACAGAAGACTATGATCCACCAAAAGACTCTTTGTTAGGGAATCAAACTGAGGACAGATTGGAATGCAACAGCCAAGACGGCCACGGTAGTGAGGAAAATGAGGACGCTGGAGATGTGAACTGGGTGGAGGTGACAGTAGGGGATGATGATGCTGTCTCGGACTGTACAGACAGCTGGAGTCAAACTGCACCTGAAGGCCAAGCTGAGTTAGCAGATTTTGATTCTGAAAGTGTATCTGGAGACAATTCCCATGTTTAG